One Pseudofrancisella aestuarii genomic region harbors:
- a CDS encoding fumarate hydratase yields the protein MAVIKTEDLINSVADALQYISYYHPKDFVDAMYEAYQREESKPAKDAMAQILINSRMSAIGKRPICQDTGMVCAFVKVGMDAKLDKTDRTITELVNEGVKRGYADEHNPLRASMVFPPHGARKNTKDNTPAIVHIDLVHGDKIEIDIAAKGGGSEFKSKFKVLNPSDSIVDWVEEMLPQMGAGWCPPGIIGIGIGGTAEKSMLLAKESLGEEINMQDIIKNGPRNETEQLRLDIYNRVNALGIGAQGLGGLTTVLDVKINEYPTHAACKPVALIPNCAATRHVHFVLDGAGAVDLPAPKLEDWPVIEQGQNDDVKKINLDTVTKEEVQALRSGDNILLSGKILTGRDAAHKRLKDMYDAGEKFPVDLKNKFIYYVGPVDPVGSEVVGPAGPTTATRMDKFTPFMLENVGIMGMIGKSERGQATIDSIKKNKAVYFMGVGGAAYLISKSIKKAKVVAFEDLGMEAIYEFEVEDMPVTVAVDSLGVSAHQQGPKEWKAKIAEIKKV from the coding sequence ATGGCAGTTATCAAGACAGAAGACTTAATAAATAGTGTTGCTGATGCGCTTCAGTATATTTCTTATTATCATCCGAAAGATTTTGTAGATGCAATGTATGAGGCATACCAAAGAGAAGAGTCTAAACCAGCGAAAGATGCTATGGCTCAAATTCTTATTAATTCAAGAATGTCAGCTATTGGTAAAAGGCCAATTTGTCAAGATACAGGTATGGTTTGCGCTTTTGTTAAGGTTGGGATGGATGCTAAGCTTGATAAAACTGATAGGACTATAACAGAGCTTGTGAATGAGGGTGTAAAAAGAGGGTATGCAGACGAGCATAATCCTTTAAGAGCATCTATGGTTTTTCCTCCGCATGGGGCAAGAAAAAATACTAAAGACAATACTCCGGCAATTGTACATATTGACCTTGTGCATGGTGATAAAATTGAGATAGATATTGCTGCAAAAGGTGGTGGATCTGAGTTTAAGTCAAAATTTAAGGTATTGAACCCTAGCGATAGTATAGTTGATTGGGTAGAAGAAATGTTACCACAAATGGGCGCTGGTTGGTGTCCTCCTGGTATTATCGGTATTGGTATTGGTGGTACGGCTGAAAAATCAATGCTTTTAGCAAAAGAGTCTCTTGGTGAAGAGATAAATATGCAAGATATTATAAAAAATGGCCCGCGAAATGAAACAGAACAACTTCGTTTAGATATTTATAACCGAGTAAATGCTCTAGGTATTGGAGCACAAGGGCTTGGCGGTTTGACAACTGTACTTGATGTGAAAATTAATGAATATCCAACTCATGCGGCGTGTAAACCTGTGGCACTTATTCCTAACTGTGCTGCTACGCGTCATGTGCATTTTGTACTTGATGGAGCTGGTGCTGTAGATTTACCTGCTCCTAAATTAGAAGACTGGCCAGTGATTGAACAAGGTCAAAATGATGATGTTAAGAAAATAAATCTTGATACGGTAACTAAAGAAGAAGTTCAAGCTTTAAGATCAGGAGATAATATTCTTCTAAGTGGTAAGATTTTAACAGGCCGTGACGCAGCCCATAAGCGCTTAAAAGATATGTATGATGCGGGTGAGAAATTCCCGGTAGATCTGAAAAATAAGTTTATTTATTATGTTGGTCCAGTTGATCCTGTGGGTAGTGAGGTTGTAGGTCCAGCGGGTCCGACTACTGCGACTCGTATGGATAAGTTCACACCATTTATGTTAGAGAATGTTGGCATAATGGGAATGATTGGTAAATCTGAGCGCGGTCAGGCTACTATCGACTCTATTAAGAAAAATAAAGCAGTATACTTTATGGGTGTTGGTGGTGCTGCATATCTTATATCTAAGTCTATCAAAAAAGCTAAAGTGGTTGCTTTTGAAGATCTTGGTATGGAAGCAATTTATGAGTTTGAGGTTGAGGATATGCCAGTAACTGTTGCTGTTGATTCTTTAGGAGTATCAGCCCATCAACAAGGTCCTAAAGAATGGAAAGCTAAAATAGCTGAAATAAAAAAGGTGTAA
- a CDS encoding VOC family protein: MKIEHIAIWVKNLETMKNFYCKYFNGKANDKYINHTKGFSSYFISFHSGARLEIMHSNKLNNLEFDSLKERFGFIHLAISTGSKNNVNELTQLLEKDGYSIMSHPRTTGDGYFESCVLDPENNQIEITI, translated from the coding sequence ATGAAAATAGAACACATTGCTATTTGGGTTAAAAACTTAGAAACCATGAAAAACTTTTACTGCAAATATTTTAATGGAAAAGCAAATGATAAATATATTAATCATACTAAAGGTTTTTCATCTTATTTTATCTCTTTTCACTCCGGAGCTCGTCTTGAAATCATGCACTCAAACAAATTAAATAATTTAGAATTTGACAGTTTAAAAGAAAGATTTGGCTTTATTCATCTAGCAATATCTACAGGAAGTAAAAATAACGTAAATGAGCTAACACAACTTTTAGAAAAAGATGGTTACTCTATAATGAGCCACCCTAGAACTACTGGAGACGGATATTTTGAAAGCTGTGTATTAGATCCAGAAAATAATCAGATTGAGATTACTATTTAA
- a CDS encoding NUDIX hydrolase N-terminal domain-containing protein, giving the protein MHKDKIFEFIKKVQAISHTGVTYSQCPYALDNYHELLELSSKMLHEYIKSEVQPYDIYKDTYYPTPQPGVRVLIIKDNKILMAEDIDTPNEWTLPGGWCDIDTSPVEASIKEVKEETGFDIRVTKLLALMDRNKYTQSEIYNVYSIVFLAEIIGGENDPNFEVNKVDFFDLDSLPKLSHKLTKSELDIILQAYKADQVYFE; this is encoded by the coding sequence ATGCATAAAGATAAAATATTTGAGTTTATAAAAAAAGTTCAGGCGATTTCTCACACGGGTGTGACATATTCTCAGTGCCCATATGCTTTAGATAATTACCATGAGTTGTTAGAGTTGAGCAGTAAGATGTTGCATGAATATATTAAGTCAGAAGTTCAGCCATATGATATATATAAAGACACATATTACCCAACTCCTCAGCCAGGTGTGAGGGTGCTTATAATAAAAGATAATAAGATCTTAATGGCTGAAGATATAGACACTCCGAATGAGTGGACTCTTCCTGGGGGATGGTGCGATATAGATACATCACCTGTTGAAGCATCTATAAAAGAAGTAAAAGAAGAAACTGGATTTGATATAAGGGTAACTAAGTTACTAGCATTGATGGATCGAAACAAATATACACAAAGTGAAATCTATAATGTTTATAGTATTGTTTTTCTTGCGGAAATAATTGGTGGAGAAAATGATCCTAATTTTGAAGTGAATAAGGTAGATTTTTTTGATTTAGATAGTTTACCAAAGCTTTCCCATAAATTAACAAAATCAGAATTAGATATTATTCTACAAGCGTATAAAGCAGATCAAGTATATTTTGAATGA
- a CDS encoding MarC family protein, whose protein sequence is MIILGVQITIVLKFLVTLLAIINPFSCAGIYLDTVKKSDNKERAKIVISMVFAVFIVLSIMVWLGSPILNAFGINESAFRAGGGIIVLFFGLRIIGVISSDNSSENDKKTAKELAIVPLAIPLIAGPGTIATVISESHKYFLSSEAKLVATFCIFVLVFILWMFFTFLPKISSFLGENLMDVLSKVMGLVLVAIATEMVFDGIKGFFFSS, encoded by the coding sequence ATGATTATATTAGGTGTGCAAATCACGATAGTATTGAAATTTTTAGTAACGTTACTGGCTATAATTAATCCATTTTCTTGCGCAGGTATATATTTAGATACTGTGAAAAAATCTGATAATAAAGAAAGAGCAAAGATTGTTATTAGTATGGTATTTGCTGTTTTTATTGTTCTCTCTATAATGGTATGGTTAGGAAGTCCAATACTTAATGCATTTGGGATTAATGAAAGTGCATTTAGAGCTGGTGGTGGAATAATAGTCTTATTTTTTGGTTTAAGGATTATTGGCGTCATTTCATCTGATAATAGTTCTGAGAATGATAAGAAAACTGCTAAGGAGTTGGCTATAGTCCCACTGGCAATTCCCTTAATTGCTGGACCAGGGACAATAGCTACTGTTATATCAGAATCTCATAAGTATTTTTTATCCTCTGAAGCAAAGTTAGTAGCGACTTTCTGTATATTTGTGCTGGTATTCATATTGTGGATGTTCTTTACATTTTTACCTAAAATATCTTCTTTCTTAGGAGAAAATCTTATGGATGTGCTTTCTAAGGTTATGGGACTTGTGTTGGTAGCTATTGCTACAGAAATGGTTTTTGATGGTATTAAAGGTTTCTTTTTTAGTTCATAA
- a CDS encoding arsenate reductase family protein produces the protein MIKVFGINNCTSVRNALKFFEGKGKKVDYINLRENRPTWQEMKEIKDKAGFETIDLFNSNGKLFMEMGLKEKFANLSEEEALKLLVTDALLFKRPLVVDGNYVRTGWNKKEYEARWS, from the coding sequence ATGATAAAAGTATTTGGAATTAATAATTGTACAAGTGTAAGAAATGCCCTTAAATTTTTTGAAGGAAAAGGTAAGAAGGTGGATTATATAAACCTAAGAGAAAATAGGCCGACTTGGCAAGAAATGAAAGAGATCAAGGATAAAGCTGGTTTTGAAACTATAGATTTATTTAATTCTAACGGTAAACTTTTTATGGAAATGGGATTAAAAGAAAAGTTTGCTAACCTATCTGAAGAAGAAGCTTTAAAGCTGTTAGTTACTGACGCTTTATTGTTCAAAAGACCATTAGTCGTAGATGGTAATTACGTTAGAACTGGTTGGAATAAAAAAGAATATGAAGCTCGTTGGAGCTAA
- a CDS encoding NCS2 family permease: MKFIDSFFKLSSNDSSIKKEFFAGLASFLAISYIIIVNPKILSATGMPSNALVTSTILISAIASIAMGLYTKNPFVIAPGMGMNIFFSYTAVNVYHLPWQTVLGATFWSGIIFSLLVLLNIRARIMINLPKSIKNSLGAGIGLFIAYIGLLNSGIINTDNGILSFATLTTKHGLFLICLISLLILFIKKIPAPIILVIIIGYIICYPLQQISGEKIITIPNSFVSMPDFSLIGQIDFINGIKFAILPTIFTFCFLSLFDGTGTIASLYGSMGKPHNHTDKELKKTFIVDAAGATISGFIGTSPSTVVVESGVGIAQGGKTGLTAVFAGILFLPFLFLSPLISSIPLEVISPALVLIGILMMQQIVNIEWKDFIQATPAFFTILLMTLSSSISNGIACGILIWFIISLFCNRKELNLTANIITFFCLIMFLHAVNLF; encoded by the coding sequence ATGAAATTTATAGATAGTTTCTTTAAACTTTCAAGCAACGATAGCTCTATAAAAAAAGAATTTTTTGCAGGACTAGCCTCATTTTTAGCTATTTCATACATCATTATAGTTAACCCAAAAATACTCTCAGCTACTGGGATGCCAAGCAATGCTCTAGTAACAAGTACTATTTTAATATCTGCTATAGCTAGTATAGCTATGGGCTTATATACAAAAAATCCTTTCGTGATAGCACCTGGAATGGGAATGAATATCTTTTTTTCATATACTGCAGTTAATGTATACCACCTACCATGGCAAACGGTATTAGGCGCAACCTTTTGGTCAGGAATAATATTTAGCTTACTAGTGTTACTAAATATTCGAGCAAGAATCATGATAAACCTACCAAAATCTATCAAAAATTCTTTAGGTGCTGGCATAGGCTTATTTATTGCATATATAGGATTGTTAAATAGTGGCATCATAAATACTGACAATGGAATATTATCCTTTGCAACGCTAACTACTAAACATGGTTTATTTCTTATTTGCCTAATTAGCTTGCTTATACTTTTTATAAAAAAAATACCAGCCCCAATAATTCTGGTCATAATTATTGGATATATTATTTGCTATCCTCTCCAGCAAATATCTGGAGAAAAAATAATAACAATCCCAAATAGTTTTGTTTCGATGCCAGATTTTTCTTTAATTGGACAAATTGATTTTATAAATGGAATAAAATTTGCAATCTTACCTACAATATTTACATTCTGCTTTTTAAGTTTATTTGATGGAACAGGTACAATAGCTAGCCTATATGGCAGCATGGGAAAACCTCACAATCATACAGATAAAGAACTCAAAAAAACTTTTATCGTCGATGCTGCTGGAGCAACAATTTCAGGCTTTATTGGTACAAGCCCCTCAACAGTTGTAGTAGAATCTGGTGTAGGGATCGCTCAAGGAGGTAAAACTGGCCTTACTGCTGTTTTTGCAGGAATTTTGTTTTTGCCATTTTTATTTTTATCTCCTCTTATTAGCTCAATACCACTAGAGGTAATATCTCCAGCATTAGTACTTATAGGTATATTAATGATGCAGCAAATAGTAAATATAGAATGGAAAGATTTTATTCAAGCTACTCCTGCTTTTTTTACAATTTTATTAATGACATTATCATCATCAATCTCCAATGGTATTGCTTGCGGAATCCTGATATGGTTCATAATCTCATTATTTTGTAATAGAAAAGAGCTAAATCTAACTGCTAATATAATAACTTTCTTCTGCTTAATAATGTTCTTGCATGCTGTTAACTTATTTTAG
- the dprA gene encoding DNA-processing protein DprA, whose amino-acid sequence MEKLTQSCIILSITPYFGNKIFKQAIVDKIDLEKLITTPNEFTSTLKLRKETIDFLEKKTYLNYLVKVEKWLTNPINKIIHFFDDDYPENLKETHSPPIILYCIGDTYLLKKTQISIVGSRNNTIYGDNCTKKLVSELVNHGFTITSGLAYGIDTLAHKYTLKNNGKTIAVLGTGIDIIYPAINENLANQIIASGLIVSEFAFGTTPQRYNFPQRNRIISGLSTGVLIIEATEKSGSLITAKYALEQNKEVFAVPGSIFSKASTGCNNLIKQGAKSVTSIEDILNELNIDSQNIENTNKSDNITNLSKSETIILNSISMELTTIDQIINSTSFEFQQVNEILFDLEMESLIKSVPGGYVRVSAL is encoded by the coding sequence ATGGAGAAGTTAACTCAATCTTGCATTATTCTTTCAATAACACCTTATTTTGGAAATAAAATTTTTAAACAAGCTATTGTAGACAAAATAGACTTAGAGAAACTCATTACAACACCCAATGAATTTACATCAACGCTTAAGTTACGGAAAGAAACTATAGACTTTCTAGAAAAGAAAACATATTTAAATTATTTAGTTAAAGTAGAAAAATGGTTAACAAATCCTATTAATAAAATAATCCACTTTTTTGACGATGATTACCCTGAAAATTTAAAAGAAACTCATTCTCCACCAATAATATTATATTGCATAGGTGATACTTATTTGCTTAAAAAAACACAAATATCAATTGTGGGGTCTCGCAACAATACCATATATGGTGACAACTGTACTAAAAAGTTAGTATCAGAACTAGTTAACCATGGATTCACAATAACCAGTGGATTAGCATATGGAATAGATACACTAGCACATAAATATACATTAAAAAATAATGGAAAAACTATTGCAGTACTTGGAACGGGTATAGACATAATATATCCAGCCATTAATGAAAATCTAGCAAATCAAATAATTGCTTCCGGATTAATAGTCTCAGAATTTGCTTTTGGTACAACACCTCAAAGATATAATTTTCCTCAAAGAAATAGAATAATAAGTGGATTATCTACAGGTGTGCTAATAATTGAAGCAACAGAAAAAAGTGGTTCGTTGATAACTGCTAAATATGCATTAGAGCAGAACAAAGAAGTTTTTGCTGTTCCTGGAAGTATTTTTAGTAAAGCTAGCACGGGTTGCAATAACCTTATTAAACAAGGTGCCAAATCTGTCACTAGTATCGAAGATATTTTAAATGAATTAAATATTGATTCTCAGAATATTGAAAACACAAATAAATCAGACAATATTACCAATTTGTCTAAAAGTGAAACTATTATTTTAAATTCAATTTCTATGGAGTTAACCACCATAGATCAGATAATCAACTCGACAAGCTTTGAGTTTCAACAAGTAAATGAAATACTTTTTGACCTTGAAATGGAGTCTTTAATAAAGTCTGTTCCCGGAGGATATGTTAGAGTATCAGCTTTGTAA
- a CDS encoding OmpA family protein, with product MRIIKITKLKFVLFIPLVLFITSCADDKKEEKLSFPTLEVCSQKLLDSDSSFMCIDEETRNIQVNIKFASYSFALRDNAKKTLDELYSFLRLTKEQPFTIKGYASKTESALLKDSDHLITKQNLELSQARASSVKTYLVQKGLSPDNIKVEIMGYQDPVVTNDTQANRSVNQRVEITIKSQLIQQLDYLRKHFKHVDIDHYKRFFSNVYLMDKESSEYVAQIYDSREKRQVLTSHFTIFVNEPFYSDDGQIFTIASKPQPISEFNNDMKVFKLGEAKYDYVYKNITALTITNTNQEIKIGDYAIPTKMITPDLPEQSFTMNKKITANVMEDVQNTTTLSSSFNNIIINKGKADGLVPGAEMFLYMPETRADGYPIPPKYLGYGFIYRLSDHYSIILIINSLQEIAGEAMATTRI from the coding sequence ATGAGAATCATTAAAATAACCAAATTAAAGTTTGTTCTATTTATTCCCTTAGTATTATTTATAACAAGTTGTGCTGATGATAAAAAAGAGGAGAAACTTAGTTTTCCAACACTTGAGGTTTGTTCACAGAAGCTTTTAGACTCAGACTCTTCTTTCATGTGTATTGATGAGGAAACAAGAAATATTCAAGTAAATATAAAATTTGCATCATACAGCTTTGCTTTAAGAGATAACGCTAAAAAAACTTTAGATGAGTTATATTCATTTTTAAGACTTACGAAAGAACAACCTTTTACGATCAAAGGATATGCCTCTAAAACAGAGTCTGCTCTGTTAAAAGATAGTGATCATTTAATTACAAAGCAAAATCTAGAGTTATCTCAAGCTAGAGCAAGCAGTGTAAAAACCTATCTTGTTCAGAAAGGATTAAGTCCCGATAATATAAAAGTTGAAATTATGGGATATCAAGATCCTGTTGTCACAAATGATACTCAAGCAAATCGCAGTGTCAATCAAAGAGTTGAAATAACCATAAAGAGCCAATTAATTCAGCAGTTAGATTATCTAAGAAAACACTTTAAACATGTCGATATAGACCATTATAAAAGATTCTTTTCTAATGTTTATTTAATGGATAAAGAAAGCTCAGAGTATGTTGCACAAATATATGACAGTCGAGAAAAAAGACAGGTTTTAACATCTCATTTTACTATTTTCGTTAATGAACCATTTTATTCTGATGATGGTCAGATTTTTACTATCGCATCTAAACCTCAGCCAATATCTGAATTTAATAATGATATGAAAGTATTTAAATTAGGTGAAGCCAAGTATGATTATGTTTACAAAAATATTACTGCTTTAACTATAACGAACACTAATCAAGAGATTAAAATAGGCGACTATGCTATACCTACCAAAATGATAACCCCAGATCTTCCAGAACAAAGTTTCACAATGAATAAAAAAATTACTGCTAATGTAATGGAAGACGTGCAAAATACAACCACACTGTCTTCCAGTTTCAACAACATCATAATTAATAAAGGTAAAGCCGATGGTTTAGTTCCTGGTGCTGAAATGTTCTTATATATGCCTGAAACTAGAGCAGATGGATACCCTATTCCTCCAAAATATCTTGGATATGGATTTATATACAGACTTTCTGATCATTACTCAATTATATTGATAATAAACTCATTACAAGAAATAGCTGGCGAGGCTATGGCTACCACAAGAATCTAA